The genomic DNA tagtaaaaatgaaaaaaagagcCGCTTTCGTTTTAAACTAAGCGCGAGCTAGCGAAAACTCAGGGAAgtgctgaaaattttcgaaaaatctacCTTTCAATCTGGCTGCCAGATggcatttttcttaataattggAATGTGAAATAATATTATGCTTAAATGTAatcttcgtttttttttattttgtgtgtttattattattattattattattaatttttttgatattttgaaagtttctatttgaaaaaatttattctcatttaattaataaaataattacaattacagTGTATCGTATTAcagatgaaaaattaaaaaataatttaatcttaAAAACGAAATGAAAGAAATAAGTTGACGTTTAAAAAGaagtaacaaataattttgtttgtaacTTAGAAgacaatgaataaatattaaatcgaATAATTCATGTAAATCGGTAacgcaataaaaataaaaaattaaattatttatataaatttcactTTTTGTTCGTGCTGATTAAATGTTGCACATGGATTAAAGAAAAGAGCAGCTTATTTTCATACAGTTAATAGCGTgttaatatatgaaatcaatggctaattgtttaatttataagcCAAAACtcattgtaaaatttcatttgactCGCCGTTGGTTGCTATCTTGTACTTTGTTTGTTGCTGTACAAAGCTATACATAGTTTGAAGGGGTACATGAAGTAATTccacaatttttataaaatttggctctaaaaaatgttgaatgatttaaaatgttctttaatttgaatgtaaaaaagttatatatcgCGTAACAAAAGCCAAAAgggtgtataaaatttttttttctaatcaccTGTCAATCATACTCTAAGctagaaaatcaaaaaaaaatgtcgaagCCCAAAAAGCGTAATATTCATTCAATCtgattttattacaatataaatgtttaattttaatgctgAACTAAATggattttagttttaaatgaaattaaaaaaaaaaaaaaatgaaattgtttcAATGCAAggttgaatatatatattatcattgtaatcatttttcaaatcattCAAACGTcttgagtttttttattttagaagcATTTAAAAGAGttcattttttcttcatttgaaTCACACAAAATAACTATACTGAATTTCGTTCAATTTTTCACCTTTCATATTTATTCTGACATTGTTTCATTGATAAGGTAAACGCCCCTATACCCActcacttttcattggagtgagattaaatcactcaatataaatgattaaataaaatgaaaaaccatatttttttttatatttattttttatagttttaaatattagaataaaattttagtttgaataataatgttgacaattaattattattaattttttaaataaggtccttgagtgtacccatagtcgctcactaaaagttgtgatgtaccattactcgatcaatgcatggccctatagtcgctcaaagacaatatcaattaaactgtgataagtttattgatttggaaaataatttataaattatattactttattctttcgtaatataaattttcatgaatttcaaaaatttatttaataagatatagttataacaattcgtaaaaaatttgacgtaacctaaatttaatgtaacgaatgaacgttaaaataaaaaatgcccggctgagcgcgattttaaaaacagttacttaatttaaaattataatctattataaaataatgtggtacatcatattttaatatatttagattcacaaataattacttatcaataataattttttcagttgaaattttttgttataaaaattataaaaaacgcattaaggggttaggggtagtcagaattttcaaaaaatcgatttttttttttttgcattttcttaaagtataatattttaaaaatattgtgtgaaaatttgaagtgaatccgacaaattcttttcgagttatttaacaatgaccaaaggacgctcgggtgctacgtggcattcgagagcaggtagctagaaacagctgcaagcaaccgacttttcgggtttcattgtcatgaatatctccccattttaatgtatttataattatatatatatatatatatatatatatatatatatatatccttctacatatattcacaatttgtaggtagtacaagaactgaaaaataatttttggttgccagtatacctgtagtcgttgcactgatcagtcgatagttttgtgataaattatttctcaagtgaattaaattattaaccatgggacgtgattctagaaaggtttcaagagaacttcggagttctgaaaaaattaataagtcgcgttcagtcaaaagaaagaatgtttttaatccgaaaacagccgaacgtgatgaaagtattcagagtacatcttctaaaaaattaaaacaaaacactgaagatgatgtacctgaagacagcagtactgaatttcgaataataaattttattcaggtattcactgcaatttctgctcttataaaatgtaaaaaatgtgatggaaatgtagtgtttcaaacagcaagtacacgtgggctgggattcaaaattgtagttgcatgtaataactgtggaaatgaatatattccttcctgttctttcgttgggcattcttatgaaataaacagacgtttcatttttgtaatgagaatactaggaataggatacgaaggattgtgcaagttttgcggcctgatggacatgccgtcttttttagataaatctacgcatacaattttactgaaacagattttgaattgtagtaaagccgtcgcagaaaccttcatgacgaaagctgtgaatgaagaaaagcaagcaatgccaacaactgaaaatgaagatataaatcatctaactgtatcgggagatggaacctggcaaaaacggggatatacatcgtcatttggagtttcttctataattggctattttactggaaagattcttgacataaacattaaaagtgcatattgtaagctatgtgagtattggaaaaaaaaaacaaatactgttgagttcgaggaatggtatcaatcgcatgaagatgtgtgttctgctaatcatcaagggtcttctgggaaaatggaggtggatgcgatggtcgaaatgttttcgtattctgaaactaaatatggagttaagtatgccaactatattggtgatggtgactccaagacctattcaggaattataaaatcagatccttacgaaaatacaactgtaaataaaaaggaatgtatagggcatgtccaaaagcggatggggagtcgattacgtacgctgaagagtaaacaaaaaggtcttggtggtcgaggtaagctcacaggaaaattaatagacaaactaactgtgtactatggtttagcaatacgccggcattgtgattctattgaaaatatgaaatctgctataatggcaaccttttatcactacggctcgagtgatgaaaaaccgaatcatgatatgtgtccaaaaggcgaagaatcttggtgctcttaccagcgcgctgaagcaagaggagagcttgataccttttctcacgattattctcctttaccttctgatgttttaaaagctatcaagcctatatacgaagatcttagtaatgaaaatttactttcaagatgtgtaggtggattcaatcagaataataatgaaagctttaaccaactagtatggaaaatatgcccaaaaacggtaaatactagttttactatcgtacaaatagctgcatacgttgctatgtgtatatttaatgagggtataaattcattattagtcttgatgaatacactaggacttaattgtgggcctaattctcatcggtatgcagaaagaatggatgctgcacgtatcaaagtagcagataagcgcgctaatgataacacccgagaaggtcgattgcaacgtaggcaccagcaaatcgatattttggaagctgctatgtcggctgaagagctattatatggtccaggaatagatgactcagtgtaagttattaaataattcttataattcgacataaatccatagcaaaactttaaatgcgtttttctcaaaactatgttttctgaactggtgatcactgtaacttaaaaactgctcggtagatttcaataaaatttattgtacttttgaaatacattaaaaactcgtgcctgatcgaaggattttttttttttttcaaaatttcgatttttttttaacaataaactgtcggtttttttctcgaaaatttgaaaaaaatttcctgaggccgccattttgttaatttcgaaaaaaaaaaaaaaagcttcgatcaggcacaagattatctattaataaaactaatttttcttgtccgattgattttagatgaatctccaaggacttatgatgatcaccgcaaaggacttcgggaggaacgggctctacaaaaacagcgataactttttgaattattaatttttttttttgaaattttcgtgaagtcaaatcgaaacgtgttctaataaagctatgtttttatttttgtcaaataaagtaattaactacaaaaaaaaaattattgaaaatcatcattttttcatacccctgagtacccctaaccccttaaacagttaaagtgagcgactaatggtacggagcgggtataggggcttttaccttatagcatttttttcatgtttcgtaataaaaaacaaattttttttatacgcttTTTTGGTGTtagtaattcaaaaaatttttttttattgatcttgacgttttaaaCGATTTTGAGttaaatagcaaaaaaaaaaattttatacgcccttttgacACAAAACTATCTAATTGCTGTAGTACGCCGTTTTCGCATTTGTTAcgcgataatttttaattaaataaacatttttcttaCCATTTTCCGGCGTTATATATCCGtgtctaattaaaaaatcaaggGCGACAGGAATGGAAGTTGTTTTAAAATGAGGTGAAAGTATCCTCTCTAAGCATTCATTAACCggtaataattcaaatgttTCAACTTCACCATCACTGTTACTTGGTACAAAATCTACTGGTAATTCGAGATCATAAACGAATTCTGTATTTGGAAATAACCCTCTTTCGCTTTCGAAAAAAAGTGAAACACAACCAGCGCTTTTAAGTTTcgtcaataaatttgatgGAATACTTCCCTCTTCACCTGCTTCTTTTATTGCAGTCTCATTAATCCCAAAACCAACGCTTAGTCCACCACTAATCATATTGTCCCAATAACCGGGCCATGTTTGTTTACTAGGGCTACGTTTTTGTAGCCAAATAGACAGACCTTTTACGGGATCCATCACATATCCATTGATATCTACACCATATTTTCGAATTCCAAATAAACCTAAATTGAatggttataaaaatttataaatatgatttaattgttttaaaataattttataagctaATATTTACAAGTCGCAGAGCGATCCATCTTGAAGAGAGGAGGAGTATTGAATTGAGCTCGAACATCATAATATTCTTCTCTCCAGCCtcttaaagtaataaatttttcaccagCTCTCCATTCTTGTAATACTTCATTTACTCTTGCACTTCTCTCTGCATATCCTCTGAACGCAGGATTAAGTTGTACACAATCAGGTTGAACTTGAAATacctttaaatttattaaatttcccatattatttttttttttttattgaataatataattttaatataactGAATGATTTAAAGATATACTTGAGGGTAATTTAAGAGTTCTTTCATTACATCAGGTCTGACAAGACCCACTTGTTGACCATCGACAATGAATGCTCTGCATTCACCAGCACGAAAgccttaaatatttaaataaaaaatttgaaattcctttttttatataattttaatgcaACTACATACGATAGATTCGAATTAATTAAGAGATCACTCATTACAAATTCTCAATCATATATTGATTTCAACCTTGACTAAACTTTTGATAAGTAAAATCATGTATCATCAGtacagcaaaattttttttgtccttCCAAACCACAAAACGATACAGTTTATTAGTAAGTATTCatgcaaattattattatccctAAGgccacataaataaattaaaaatagaataaagTTCTGTGATAAAAGAGGATTTAGTATGAAAAAtaacgatcctgaagttagcagacaattaaaaattttcggattttttttttcaacaaataaattataaaaaaaaacattaaaaatatgcacatgtagaaaatttaataaactataggtgtaatttttcaaaatattttttttttgtagttaatcgtttttaaaaaaattcaaaaactgtcagacgtctgctaacttcagtatcatgaaaaatattagaCGAAACAAATAAACTCAGAGATATtgtattacaaaatataaatgtgaaagcaaatttaaaaaattcaatcattcaattataaataataaaagtaaaaataataataattgtacaaacattggataaaaaataaaaaataatatgattatTGTGGTTAAATAAAAGCAACATGAACTcgaaatcaatattttaacaaagataacagaaaaaaactcgtaatttaatgaaaactaGTATACGTTCACGAGTAATCAATAAcagatgaaaattattattgcatgataaacttataataaaatacctGATAAATAAAAGCAGTTAAACTTGTTGGCAATTTTAAGCAGCCGTGACATTGGTTCAGTATCAATATCGGCCATGATGCTCGTCATAGTTTGTCGTCACGTCTCGGTTCTTGCCCGTCAATCTCCGTAAATTTATGTCCCTGTATAATATAATACCATTTTTTGGCAATCCACGATAATCACACCTACGTATGTATCGTATGTATAGACATATCTGACGAATGCTGGCGTATTATACATACACACCATACACAGCCCTCTCCAATAGTAATTTAGCTTTAACGGAATGATTTTAAGCGCCACCTAAGGTTTATAGTCCACCCGCTGTAGCTGTTGCGGGTGCCACCGGTGCCACACTTCCATCCTAAAAACATTTCCGGAAAAGTACTGGATATATTAGACCACAATTTTAATCAAGTGCTTAATCTAAATGACGGAGATTCTAGAAAGTTAACTTGAATAATTAGTCTACCAAATGATACTGACAATAtcagacattaaaaaaatttattcctttTGAATAACTAAAGAAAATACTTATAGGCCGGTATTCATAGTCACCTGAGATGCTAAATAACATGGGTGAGGTGATcttaaggctgggccgcaccTATAGTGAGGCTACTGAGAGCTTGCTCATCATTTAATGGTGGGGGTATGGGAATTGCATGCAAACTGAAGGGAACGCTCTCAGTAGCTCCAGTATAACGAAATCGGCTTGCAGGCAAAATCCCCACATCACATTCTGACCAGTGTATATTTCGCCTAAATACGTTTCCATGAAGCAACAAAATGCCCAAATCACACATAGCCAAAGTGACAAAATGTTGAAGTCACAAAATGCAAATGTTTCAATACGTTGGAATAAAAACACGCCCAAGTAACAATTCgaccaattgaaaaaatgtcaaagttaaaaaatgctGAAATCATACTTCGCAGAATTCATGATTCGTCAAAGTTATAAAATGCCCAGAAAAAAAAGGGAGGATAACTTCAGTCAATAATCTAGAATTCTACAGTAAAATTAGTATTATCATAACAGTAACCagataatagataaaaaaaatcagcggtaaatttaaaaacaagataattgtatattataataataaatagtactTTTGGAATTGaacaagtaaatttattatcttttatatttaataaaaaataaattaattaaaactaattacagtaatttaagtaaaaattattattaaaaaaacaaaatggtaaaaataaattatttattaaatatttaataaaaaaaattgcttggcttgggattaaaattttttattgaaatttgaaaacaattaCTTACATTAATTACCAAGTCCAAATAAGacataaatatcaaatatacatattgtaacgaatgtgaaactgatcttttaaatatttgaatagctagaaaacaaatgccttcttctcttgttttatagattcgcgacaaaagtcagtcagtcttatattgacagttaaacagcaaatattgtatctcaataaactatatattgccCTTGCTTTCTTTTACTAGTGTTAATTgtgcccgggaaaaaatgattttgcctaatcatatatgattatatatgttcatatatatgatcatatatgattatatataatcatatatgaagttatatataattatatatgaccccatacataattagatctgatcatacctggctgttataagcccatatataagtctataaataatcagatctgataatatataagtctatatataattagatctgatcagatctgattatatataagtctatgtataattagatatgatcatacctggctgttatgaccccatatataatcatacataagtctatatatgatcagatctatttatatataagtctatatatagttagatctgatcatacctggctgttatgaccccatatataatcatgtacaagtctatatatgatcaggtctgatcatatatgagtctatatataattagatataatcatacctggctgttataactccatatataaccatatatgagtctatatatgatcagatctgatcatctataagtctatgaataattagatataattatacttagctgttataaccccatatatgatcatatataagtctatacatgatgagatctgatcagacatgattgatacaaacccatatataattagatataggcctatgtataattagatctgatcagacttgactgatataaacctatatgtagttatatatgtctatgattaaatctgatcagatttcattgatatgaaacctataaatatttaaatatatatatatatatatatatatatatatatatatatatatatatatatatatattatatatatatgacaattttttaatatcaatgttattaaatttttattctgtcaactatcaatcaaacttaaatccccaatacttaaaaaatgttcaaaggtttcggcagtaatttaaaagtataaagtattaatttgattatttgagttaagtaatgccataaacgtttcttaattgtaagtgtataacagactagaggatcagactacaaaccatcgataaccaaagttaagcaacATCGGCgttggacattaattggatgggtgacctcgtagtaaaataattgtcgatggttaataatttttttttttttttttttatttaattttaaccgacattgatattgatgaaggcaataaatcctaattgaactacttaattaataatttacagatattctaaatgagattctaaaaatgactatattcgttcatgcatgattatatataatcatatatgatcatgtataaacagatcaagtaatgtatgatcagacctggccaatttttggatctgatcatatatagacaattatgcatgatcatatatgattaggcaaaatcattttttcccgggtggtgttattatttctaatataagtgtgttatcattgtagtgtataagtgatattaatttaagataccaatcactaccctcgcagatttgaatcacggtggaaacaacgtggaagtgtaaacaccgtggatccaccgtggttacacggtgggtttgttccattttaccaccgggtatacacagtgttcccactgtgattacgcggtgtacccaccgtgattccacggcggctttgtgctatttcaccaccgtggttccacggtgtatccaccgggtaatcacagtgaaaacaccgtgtatacacggtggcaaagccaccgtggaatcacggtggatacaccgcgtaatcacagtggtacaATGAAACAAACCCActgtgtttccaccgtgattcaaatctgcgagggtacaATTTGGTGTCAGAAGTGCGCGTAACCTTCGTGTGtacttacaaatataaaataaaaataactgtcAATATATCGTGACGCGATGGGAAAAGA from Microplitis mediator isolate UGA2020A chromosome 7, iyMicMedi2.1, whole genome shotgun sequence includes the following:
- the LOC130671547 gene encoding uncharacterized protein LOC130671547 isoform X2; its protein translation is MTSIMADIDTEPMSRLLKIANKFNCFYLSGFRAGECRAFIVDGQQVGLVRPDVMKELLNYPQVFQVQPDCVQLNPAFRGYAERSARVNEVLQEWRAGEKFITLRGWREEYYDVRAQFNTPPLFKMDRSATCLFGIRKYGVDINGYVMDPVKGLSIWLQKRSPSKQTWPGYWDNMISGGLSVGFGINETAIKEAGEEGSIPSNLLTKLKSAGCVSLFFESERGLFPNTEFVYDLELPVDFVPSNSDGEVETFELLPVNECLERILSPHFKTTSIPVALDFLIRHGYITPENEPNFIKIVELLHVPLQTMYSFVQQQTKYKIATNGESNEILQ
- the LOC130671545 gene encoding uncharacterized protein LOC130671545; the encoded protein is MGRDSRKVSRELRSSEKINKSRSVKRKNVFNPKTAERDESIQSTSSKKLKQNTEDDVPEDSSTEFRIINFIQVFTAISALIKCKKCDGNVVFQTASTRGLGFKIVVACNNCGNEYIPSCSFVGHSYEINRRFIFVMRILGIGYEGLCKFCGLMDMPSFLDKSTHTILLKQILNCSKAVAETFMTKAVNEEKQAMPTTENEDINHLTVSGDGTWQKRGYTSSFGVSSIIGYFTGKILDINIKSAYCKLCEYWKKKTNTVEFEEWYQSHEDVCSANHQGSSGKMEVDAMVEMFSYSETKYGVKYANYIGDGDSKTYSGIIKSDPYENTTVNKKECIGHVQKRMGSRLRTLKSKQKGLGGRGKLTGKLIDKLTVYYGLAIRRHCDSIENMKSAIMATFYHYGSSDEKPNHDMCPKGEESWCSYQRAEARGELDTFSHDYSPLPSDVLKAIKPIYEDLSNENLLSRCVGGFNQNNNESFNQLVWKICPKTVNTSFTIVQIAAYVAMCIFNEGINSLLVLMNTLGLNCGPNSHRYAERMDAARIKVADKRANDNTREGRLQRRHQQIDILEAAMSAEELLYGPGIDDSV
- the LOC130671547 gene encoding uncharacterized protein LOC130671547 isoform X1, translated to MTSIMADIDTEPMSRLLKIANKFNCFYLSGFRAGECRAFIVDGQQVGLVRPDVMKELLNYPQVFQVQPDCVQLNPAFRGYAERSARVNEVLQEWRAGEKFITLRGWREEYYDVRAQFNTPPLFKMDRSATCLFGIRKYGVDINGYVMDPVKGLSIWLQKRSPSKQTWPGYWDNMISGGLSVGFGINETAIKEAGEEGSIPSNLLTKLKSAGCVSLFFESERGLFPNTEFVYDLELPVDFVPSNSDGEVETFELLPVNECLERILSPHFKTTSIPVALDFLIRHGYITPENEPVPPEVLCGDHHKSLEIHLKSIGQEKLVLLIDNLVPDRSFFFFFRN